A genomic window from Bacteroidota bacterium includes:
- a CDS encoding GIY-YIG nuclease family protein, which yields MTGGFVYIMANFTHTTLYIGVTNNLESRSKEHKNHRNSKSFTSKYKIHKLVYYETFWDIRDAIAREKQLKAGNRKRKEDLINKMNPEWKDLSGNIV from the coding sequence ATGACCGGAGGATTTGTTTACATCATGGCTAATTTTACGCACACTACACTCTACATAGGTGTAACGAATAATCTTGAAAGCCGTTCGAAAGAACACAAGAATCATCGTAATTCGAAATCATTTACGTCAAAATATAAAATTCACAAACTTGTTTACTATGAAACTTTCTGGGATATACGTGATGCGATCGCAAGGGAAAAACAATTGAAAGCCGGAAACAGAAAGAGAAAAGAGGATCTCATTAATAAAATGAATCCGGAATGGAAAGATCTTTCCGGGAATATTGTTTGA
- a CDS encoding carboxypeptidase regulatory-like domain-containing protein: MKKFLYTLLILAGSGMIGKMNAARYLELSGKIFQTGFDVTGTEKYLDSARLIILNTGSGRSDTFLSAESGEYIFRLPVNNNFLITISHKGFVSKKISADTHVPVFTTGYFGIEFELALFKSVPGPDISLLETPIAAISYSRGKKCFDYNHNYTDQVNCEVKKQYTAYYQHRPMPAARKPVAQENTFVKHNKGGKKKALRISKGKIKK, translated from the coding sequence ATGAAAAAGTTCCTCTATACACTTCTGATACTCGCTGGCAGCGGGATGATTGGAAAAATGAATGCGGCAAGATACCTCGAACTCAGCGGGAAAATATTCCAGACCGGGTTTGACGTTACGGGGACTGAAAAATATCTCGACAGTGCGCGGCTTATTATTCTGAATACCGGGAGCGGCCGGTCTGATACTTTTCTCAGCGCCGAATCGGGTGAATATATTTTCCGTCTCCCGGTGAATAATAATTTCCTGATCACCATCTCGCACAAAGGATTTGTTTCCAAAAAGATCAGCGCCGACACGCACGTTCCTGTTTTTACAACCGGTTATTTCGGTATCGAATTCGAACTTGCCCTCTTTAAATCAGTTCCAGGTCCTGATATTTCTTTACTTGAAACTCCTATAGCCGCGATCAGTTATAGTCGCGGGAAAAAATGTTTTGATTACAATCACAACTATACCGACCAAGTGAATTGTGAAGTGAAAAAACAATACACCGCTTATTACCAGCACCGCCCTATGCCGGCAGCAAGAAAACCGGTTGCACAGGAAAACACTTTTGTAAAACATAATAAAGGCGGAAAGAAAAAAGCATTGCGAATCAGCAAAGGGAAAATAAAAAAATGA
- a CDS encoding RDD family protein: protein MDNTVVYGGFWKRLLALLIDGLFIAPVFIPLQWFDKTTWKNPALMIILVCFSVLFRPFFEYLFSATPGKMIMKMKVVKRDLSRIGLMNAVLRHSLIIVTGIISLYFTLRVFHLPEFQSAITMKEYTRLARNSGHTIIQTVVSMSIYTAEIIFLLADKKKRSLHDRIGQTLVIEKR, encoded by the coding sequence ATGGACAATACTGTAGTGTACGGCGGATTCTGGAAACGATTGCTCGCTTTATTGATCGACGGATTATTTATCGCCCCGGTTTTTATTCCGTTGCAGTGGTTTGACAAGACCACGTGGAAAAATCCGGCGCTCATGATCATCCTGGTTTGTTTTTCTGTTTTATTCCGGCCATTCTTTGAATATCTCTTCAGCGCCACACCGGGAAAAATGATCATGAAAATGAAAGTGGTGAAACGTGATCTCTCCCGTATCGGTTTAATGAATGCTGTGCTCAGGCATTCCCTCATCATTGTCACAGGAATAATCTCATTGTATTTTACACTTAGGGTCTTTCATCTGCCGGAATTTCAATCTGCGATCACCATGAAGGAATATACACGACTCGCGAGGAATAGTGGACACACTATTATTCAGACTGTAGTTTCAATGAGCATTTATACTGCCGAAATAATTTTTCTTCTCGCCGATAAAAAGAAACGCTCACTTCACGACCGTATCGGGCAGACGCTTGTCATTGAGAAACGCTGA
- a CDS encoding tetratricopeptide repeat protein, whose amino-acid sequence MALLKTAKPDTNEVKSLNLLSRLCLHNNPDTARILSLEAVQLATKLKSDKFMGLASLYLGNTFWIKGQYPNAIENYLGALQKFEKIHYKNGIASANAGLGLVYLEQKEYEKSLKYYSIALKIVKDLGDQVSTARYLGNVANIYRDLHEQDTALKYSFAALKIDEETGNKSGMSAEYGNIGNSYSSLGNFTKALEYQFLALQIAEETGDEENQAIMLDNIADSYHSLKQNSKAEKYLLLALAKSDSLGLLVAEKEIYHGLSEIDEESGKYDLALDHYKKYIAARDSLANEENTKRQTQIEMQYDFDKKTSADSIKNSEQKKRDDLKHTQEIQQQKIYSYGGALGFALMLVVAGVSFRAYRNKQKANEIISSQKLLVEMKQKEVIDSINYARRIQKSLLPNDKYIDKKLNALKKD is encoded by the coding sequence GTGGCTCTCTTAAAAACAGCAAAGCCGGATACCAATGAAGTAAAGAGCCTGAACTTACTCTCGCGCCTGTGTTTGCATAACAATCCCGATACGGCAAGAATACTTTCGCTTGAGGCCGTGCAGCTGGCAACTAAATTAAAATCGGACAAATTCATGGGGCTTGCCTCGCTTTACCTGGGAAATACTTTCTGGATCAAAGGCCAGTACCCGAATGCAATTGAAAATTACCTGGGCGCACTTCAGAAATTTGAAAAGATCCATTATAAAAACGGGATCGCCTCTGCAAACGCCGGACTCGGATTGGTTTATCTTGAACAGAAAGAGTATGAGAAGTCGCTGAAATATTATTCAATCGCATTAAAGATCGTGAAGGATCTTGGTGATCAAGTAAGCACGGCACGTTACCTGGGCAACGTTGCAAATATTTACAGGGATCTTCATGAGCAGGACACTGCATTGAAATATTCTTTCGCTGCCCTTAAGATCGACGAAGAAACGGGAAACAAATCGGGAATGTCGGCCGAATACGGAAACATTGGTAATTCCTATTCCAGTCTTGGTAATTTTACCAAAGCGCTCGAATATCAATTTCTGGCGTTGCAGATTGCCGAAGAAACCGGGGATGAGGAGAACCAGGCGATCATGCTCGACAATATTGCTGATTCCTATCATTCACTGAAACAAAATTCAAAAGCAGAAAAATATTTGCTGTTGGCGCTCGCAAAATCAGATAGTCTGGGTTTGCTCGTCGCCGAAAAAGAGATCTACCATGGCTTGAGTGAAATAGATGAGGAATCCGGCAAATACGATCTGGCTTTGGATCATTACAAAAAATACATTGCAGCACGCGACAGTCTTGCCAATGAAGAAAACACAAAACGGCAAACGCAGATAGAAATGCAGTACGACTTCGACAAAAAAACTTCCGCGGATTCCATAAAAAATTCAGAACAAAAAAAACGTGACGACTTAAAACACACGCAGGAAATTCAACAGCAGAAAATTTATTCTTACGGAGGTGCGCTCGGCTTCGCGCTCATGCTTGTGGTGGCGGGCGTGTCCTTCCGCGCGTACAGGAATAAGCAGAAAGCGAATGAAATTATTTCTTCGCAAAAATTATTGGTGGAAATGAAGCAGAAAGAGGTCATTGATAGCATAAATTATGCAAGGAGAATTCAGAAAAGTCTTTTGCCGAATGACAAATACATTGACAAAAAACTGAACGCGCTGAAAAAAGACTGA
- a CDS encoding tetratricopeptide repeat protein translates to MKITSQYYFFFICTFAYLLLCSSICAQEKKIDSIILLLKKNKTTFPSGDSNTVILLNTAGDEFRTIGSYDSTIIYCNEAIQLAQRINFRRGLAAAYNQVGIANEEQGKYPDALNNYFKSLKIAEEIGYLQSQAKTLGNIGLAYEDQEDYPKAQEYFFKSLKIAETLGDQNYLASLLGNIGVYYYDTENYSKALDYDRRALSIKEKLKNKREIAETFTNMALAFWDLEMVDSVLDYDLRALKIDEELGNQKDIAADLVNIGSFEMEQKDFKAAFKNDYRALAISDSIGSKDFTAGIYQVLSQLYEAADISLPDSLGGKILNMEQMRLRSLHYFKSYTSVRDTLLSEENKKEGVRKEMNYEFDKKESKQKAEQDKKDALAKEELKQKEKERNYFIAGFALVILLAGFIFRGYRQKQKANEIISSQKLLVEMKQKEILDSIHYAKRIQQSLLPNEKYIEKILGQLK, encoded by the coding sequence ATGAAAATAACATCCCAATATTATTTCTTTTTCATCTGCACATTTGCTTATCTGCTCCTCTGCTCCTCTATTTGCGCGCAGGAAAAAAAGATTGACTCGATTATTTTGTTGCTGAAAAAAAATAAAACAACTTTTCCGAGCGGAGATTCCAATACAGTAATTCTTCTGAACACGGCTGGCGATGAATTCAGGACGATCGGCAGTTATGACAGCACGATCATTTACTGCAACGAAGCAATTCAGCTCGCGCAACGGATCAATTTCAGGAGAGGGCTTGCCGCTGCCTATAATCAGGTCGGCATTGCAAATGAAGAACAGGGAAAATATCCGGATGCGCTTAATAATTATTTCAAGAGTCTGAAAATCGCCGAAGAAATCGGTTATCTCCAATCGCAGGCGAAAACGCTCGGGAACATTGGACTTGCTTACGAGGATCAGGAAGATTATCCCAAAGCGCAAGAATATTTTTTCAAATCGCTGAAGATCGCAGAAACACTTGGAGACCAGAATTACCTTGCGAGTCTGCTTGGCAATATCGGCGTTTATTATTACGATACAGAAAATTATTCCAAAGCCCTGGATTACGACAGAAGAGCTTTGTCAATTAAAGAAAAATTGAAAAACAAAAGGGAAATCGCCGAAACTTTCACCAATATGGCGCTGGCATTTTGGGATTTGGAAATGGTAGATAGTGTGCTTGACTATGATCTTAGGGCATTGAAAATTGATGAAGAACTTGGTAACCAAAAAGATATTGCTGCAGACCTCGTCAACATCGGTTCATTTGAAATGGAACAAAAGGATTTCAAAGCTGCGTTCAAGAATGATTACCGTGCACTTGCTATTTCTGACAGCATCGGGTCGAAAGATTTTACGGCGGGAATCTATCAAGTGTTAAGCCAGCTCTATGAGGCCGCCGATATTTCTCTTCCCGATTCTCTAGGCGGAAAAATATTAAACATGGAACAAATGCGTTTGCGTTCATTGCACTATTTCAAAAGCTACACCAGTGTCCGCGACACTCTTTTGTCCGAAGAAAATAAAAAAGAAGGTGTGCGAAAAGAAATGAATTACGAATTCGACAAAAAAGAATCAAAGCAAAAAGCCGAGCAGGATAAAAAAGACGCGCTCGCAAAAGAAGAATTGAAACAGAAAGAAAAAGAACGGAATTATTTCATCGCCGGATTTGCATTGGTGATTTTACTGGCAGGATTTATTTTCAGGGGTTACCGGCAAAAACAAAAAGCAAATGAAATTATTTCTTCTCAAAAATTATTGGTGGAGATGAAGCAGAAGGAAATTTTGGATTCTATTCATTACGCAAAAAGAATTCAGCAGAGTTTATTGCCGAATGAAAAATACATTGAAAAAATTTTAGGCCAGTTAAAGTAA
- a CDS encoding tetratricopeptide repeat protein has protein sequence MKFLPGIFLLIFLFSCGEEGKKKNNNPAQPSVKIKYPLPKSEDSLLALLKILPEDTNKVNVLNKLAFALYFTNPDTTILLAQQAVAIAEKINWQKGKANTLGTAGTGYWAKGDYPKALENYFAALKIDQALNNKVGIGKRLGNIGIVYTEQADYPKALDYYLKALKMDEELGDKNGIAPNLGNIGSVYNYQADYPKALDYYFRALKMNEKLGNKNGIAIQLGNIGVVYEEQAEYPKALDYYFRALKMDEELGDKNGIARHLGNIGSVYEEQADYPKALDYDFRALKMAEELGNKGGFAADLGNIGSLYTKTGKFKEAEEYLSKALAIDLEIGSLEGQKSREQSLSKLYDTTGRYELAFEHYKKYIAAKDSIANDDNTKKQTRMEMQYDFDKKTSSDSIRNSEQNKQEVLKHNQEIQQQKIYTYGGALGFALMLVVAGVSFRAYRNKQKANEIISQQKLLVEMKQKEVIDSINYARRIQQSMMPTEKYIVKNLNRLRIKN, from the coding sequence ATGAAATTTCTGCCCGGCATTTTCCTTCTCATTTTTCTTTTTTCCTGTGGTGAAGAAGGAAAGAAGAAAAATAATAACCCGGCACAGCCATCAGTGAAAATAAAATATCCGTTACCGAAAAGCGAAGATTCGCTTCTTGCGCTTCTGAAAATTCTTCCGGAGGACACGAACAAGGTGAATGTGCTGAATAAACTCGCCTTCGCTCTTTACTTTACGAATCCCGATACAACTATTTTACTCGCGCAGCAGGCAGTTGCTATTGCTGAAAAAATAAACTGGCAAAAAGGAAAAGCAAATACACTCGGCACTGCCGGTACTGGTTACTGGGCAAAGGGTGATTATCCCAAGGCATTGGAAAATTATTTTGCCGCTCTTAAAATTGATCAGGCATTGAATAACAAAGTAGGTATAGGAAAACGGCTCGGCAACATCGGGATTGTCTATACGGAGCAAGCCGACTATCCCAAAGCGCTTGACTATTATTTAAAGGCGCTGAAAATGGATGAAGAACTCGGAGATAAAAACGGAATTGCTCCCAACCTCGGCAACATCGGGAGTGTCTATAATTATCAAGCCGACTATCCCAAAGCGCTTGACTATTATTTCAGGGCGCTCAAAATGAATGAAAAACTCGGAAATAAAAACGGAATTGCCATCCAACTCGGCAACATAGGAGTTGTATATGAGGAGCAAGCCGAGTATCCCAAAGCGCTTGACTATTATTTCAGAGCGCTGAAAATGGATGAAGAACTCGGAGATAAAAACGGAATTGCCCGCCACCTCGGCAACATCGGAAGTGTCTATGAGGAGCAAGCCGATTATCCCAAAGCGCTGGACTATGATTTCAGGGCGCTGAAAATGGCAGAAGAACTCGGAAATAAAGGCGGATTTGCTGCCGACCTCGGCAACATTGGCTCGCTTTATACGAAAACCGGAAAGTTCAAAGAGGCGGAGGAATATTTGAGCAAGGCATTGGCAATTGATTTAGAAATCGGATCACTTGAAGGGCAAAAATCCAGAGAACAATCCCTCTCCAAACTTTACGATACCACCGGCAGATATGAACTTGCTTTTGAGCATTACAAAAAATATATTGCAGCAAAAGATAGTATTGCCAATGATGACAACACCAAAAAACAAACCCGCATGGAAATGCAATACGACTTCGACAAAAAAACTTCTTCCGACAGCATTCGAAATTCAGAGCAAAACAAACAGGAGGTGTTGAAACACAACCAGGAAATTCAGCAGCAGAAAATTTATACGTACGGAGGCGCGCTCGGTTTCGCGCTCATGCTCGTGGTGGCGGGCGTGAGCTTCCGCGCGTACAGGAATAAGCAGAAAGCGAATGAAATTATTTCGCAGCAGAAATTATTGGTGGAGATGAAGCAGAAAGAGGTCATTGATAGCATAAATTATGCAAGGAGAATTCAGCAATCGATGATGCCGACGGAGAAATATATTGTAAAAAATTTAAATCGACTAAGAATTAAGAATTGA
- a CDS encoding tetratricopeptide repeat protein has protein sequence MKNIYLIFFILFLAAFMQKVAFAQQGQLDSLRELLKTDKEDTNKIFHLNAIGRELCYGNPDTAILLGEQALAIVLKLDSAKSGSAVLEAACKKCAANTYGQLGNYYSIKSDFPTALGYYLKALKFDEEIGDQKRIASQYGNIGIIYDEEGDFDKALDYYLKALNTFEKIGDNNKIATQLDNVGVIYDEQSRVPFITPQKKDELLKKSLDTYARAVQLMEEVGNKLDLAVTFGNIGTVYSERSHMPMLLPSEKKELSSEALLYFRKAIDLDAEFQDEDDIARNISNIGSINTGLGNYKLAFDYLFRALAISDSMGGLENMQNVYNEISTLYEESSIPLPDSIGGKMLNMEQMRLRALHYFKSYVDVRDTLFSEENKKQLVRKEMNYEFDKKEAQTKANNDKKEALAQEQLKQKETQRNYFIAGFALVLVLAGFIFRSYRQKQKANEIISQQKLLVEMKQKEILDSIHYAKRIQDSLLPSEKYISKNLFPRK, from the coding sequence ATGAAAAACATTTACCTTATTTTTTTTATTTTATTTCTCGCGGCTTTCATGCAGAAGGTTGCTTTTGCACAGCAGGGCCAATTGGATTCCCTGCGCGAACTTCTTAAAACTGATAAAGAGGATACCAACAAAATATTTCACCTCAACGCCATCGGGCGGGAATTGTGTTACGGAAATCCGGACACCGCAATTCTACTCGGGGAGCAGGCGCTTGCTATCGTATTAAAATTAGATTCTGCCAAATCCGGGTCTGCCGTTCTCGAAGCCGCTTGTAAAAAATGTGCGGCAAATACTTACGGACAACTCGGAAACTATTACTCCATTAAATCTGATTTCCCGACAGCCCTTGGTTATTATCTGAAAGCATTAAAATTCGATGAGGAAATCGGCGATCAAAAACGAATTGCCTCCCAGTATGGAAACATAGGAATCATTTATGATGAAGAAGGCGATTTTGACAAGGCGCTCGATTATTATTTAAAAGCGCTGAATACTTTTGAAAAGATCGGAGACAATAACAAAATTGCAACGCAGCTTGATAATGTCGGTGTAATTTATGATGAACAGTCGCGCGTACCATTCATTACTCCGCAAAAAAAAGACGAACTCCTGAAAAAGTCACTCGATACTTATGCCAGGGCTGTTCAGTTGATGGAGGAAGTAGGAAATAAATTAGACCTTGCTGTAACGTTCGGAAATATTGGAACTGTTTACAGTGAAAGATCCCACATGCCGATGCTGCTCCCTTCGGAGAAAAAAGAACTTTCTTCCGAAGCATTGCTTTATTTCCGGAAGGCTATCGATCTGGATGCGGAATTCCAGGATGAAGATGATATCGCAAGAAATATTTCAAACATTGGTTCGATCAATACCGGCCTGGGAAATTATAAGCTTGCCTTCGATTATCTTTTTCGCGCTCTAGCCATCAGCGACAGTATGGGTGGATTGGAAAACATGCAAAATGTGTACAATGAGATAAGTACGCTCTACGAAGAATCGTCAATTCCGCTGCCCGATTCTATTGGCGGGAAAATGCTGAATATGGAACAAATGCGTTTACGTGCCTTACACTATTTTAAAAGTTACGTCGATGTCCGCGACACGCTCTTCTCCGAAGAAAATAAAAAACAACTTGTGCGCAAGGAAATGAATTACGAGTTTGATAAAAAAGAGGCGCAGACAAAAGCAAATAACGACAAGAAAGAAGCGCTGGCGCAAGAACAGCTGAAACAAAAAGAAACGCAGCGGAATTATTTCATCGCCGGATTTGCTTTGGTGCTCGTGCTTGCTGGATTTATTTTCCGCTCTTACCGACAAAAACAAAAAGCAAACGAAATTATTTCGCAGCAGAAATTATTGGTGGAAATGAAGCAGAAGGAAATTTTGGATTCTATTCATTACGCAAAAAGAATTCAGGATAGTTTGTTGCCAAGTGAAAAATATATTTCTAAAAATCTTTTCCCGCGAAAATGA
- a CDS encoding tetratricopeptide repeat protein: MKKKSFCIFLISGFQFVFFFLPAQQRIIDSLQIIVKTEKEDTNKVKNLITLSKNFRFDDAAKALNYSQQALSLSEKINFQEGIADSWYNFGIIYVYQKNYAKALEYTTQTIQLCEKITYKLCLGNAYNMAGNIFYLKLNYAEAIKYYLKSLKISEDLGDKNRVAITSTNIGSFYYEQKNYKQALYYHFKALKLQEGNHWAMLYPLRGIANTYMALGKSDSAFFYFDKCVAYSKELNVPLELGNTYSDVATAYAQLNNYKKAYEYSQLYVVANDSFYSLENSKQITEMSAKYESQKKEQQIQLLNKEKEKQAVIAEEKNRQKNSIIFSVAIVLLLALLFSAFVFRSLQTSRRQKMVIEEKQKEILDSIHYAKRIQKSLLPTEKYIGRNLNRLNS, translated from the coding sequence ATGAAAAAGAAATCGTTTTGTATTTTTTTAATCAGCGGCTTTCAATTTGTATTTTTCTTTTTACCCGCGCAGCAAAGAATTATTGATTCATTGCAAATCATTGTCAAAACCGAAAAAGAGGATACGAATAAGGTCAAGAATTTAATCACGCTTTCGAAAAACTTTCGTTTCGATGACGCGGCAAAAGCGCTGAATTATTCGCAACAAGCACTTTCTTTATCCGAAAAAATTAATTTTCAGGAAGGCATTGCCGATTCCTGGTACAATTTTGGAATCATTTATGTCTATCAAAAAAATTATGCAAAAGCGTTAGAATACACTACACAAACCATTCAATTGTGTGAGAAAATAACTTACAAATTGTGTTTAGGAAACGCATATAATATGGCGGGAAATATTTTTTATCTTAAACTAAATTATGCTGAAGCCATAAAATATTATCTAAAGTCATTGAAAATATCGGAAGATTTGGGAGACAAAAACCGAGTGGCGATCACTTCTACAAATATCGGTTCGTTCTATTATGAGCAAAAAAATTACAAGCAGGCATTGTATTATCATTTCAAGGCGCTGAAATTACAAGAGGGTAATCACTGGGCAATGCTTTATCCGCTAAGAGGAATTGCAAATACTTATATGGCATTGGGAAAAAGTGATTCCGCGTTTTTTTATTTTGATAAGTGCGTGGCCTATTCCAAAGAACTGAACGTTCCTCTGGAGTTGGGCAATACCTATTCTGATGTGGCGACCGCCTACGCACAACTCAACAATTATAAAAAAGCTTACGAATATTCCCAATTGTATGTCGTTGCCAATGATTCGTTTTACAGCTTGGAAAATTCAAAACAAATAACGGAAATGAGTGCCAAATACGAATCCCAAAAAAAGGAGCAGCAAATACAATTGTTGAATAAAGAAAAAGAAAAACAAGCGGTTATTGCTGAAGAAAAAAATCGACAGAAGAATAGTATTATCTTTTCTGTGGCGATCGTTTTATTGCTAGCGCTTCTATTTTCAGCTTTTGTATTCCGTTCGCTGCAAACATCCCGCAGACAAAAAATGGTCATTGAAGAAAAACAAAAAGAAATTTTGGATTCTATTCATTATGCAAAACGGATTCAGAAAAGTTTACTGCCGACCGAGAAATATATTGGGAGAAATTTAAACCGGCTAAATAGTTAA
- a CDS encoding tetratricopeptide repeat protein yields the protein MKFLWSIFILIFLFSCGEEGKKKNNNPAQSSVKIKYPLPKSEDSLLALLKILPEDTNKVNVLNGLAWEYKFSKPDTSLLIINNAIALAKKTGFKKGLATALRNKGGFNLDKGNYVDALKYYFQSLKIAEELGDKNRIAITLGSIGIVYFSEADYPKALDYYFRALKMKEELGDKNEIAKTLGNIGVVYKDQADYPKALDYFFRALKMAEELKDKNRIAIQLGNIGVVYKDQADHPKALDYFFRALKMDEELGDKNRIASQLGNIGIVYMEQADYPKALDYYFRALKMAEELKDKNRIAIQLSNIGNVYYSQADYPKALDYYLMGLQMAEELGDKNGIAADFGNIGSLYTKTGKFNEAEDYFKRSLALCDTLKTLDLTKQVEQSLSQLYDTTGRYQLALEHYKKYIAARDSVANDQNTKKQTRMEMQYDFDKKSSADSIRNSEQNKQEVLKHNQEIQQQKIYSYGGALGFALMLVVAGVSFRAYRNKQKANEIISQQKLLVEMKQKEVIDSINYARRIQNALLPGENFIQNALNKLGR from the coding sequence ATGAAATTTCTTTGGAGCATCTTCATTCTCATTTTTCTTTTTTCCTGTGGTGAAGAAGGAAAGAAGAAAAATAATAACCCGGCGCAGTCTTCCGTGAAAATAAAATATCCGTTGCCGAAAAGTGAAGATTCCCTTCTTGCTTTGCTGAAAATTCTTCCGGAGGATACCAATAAGGTGAATGTGTTGAATGGGCTTGCGTGGGAATATAAATTCTCCAAGCCCGATACCTCCCTTCTTATCATTAACAATGCAATTGCGCTTGCGAAAAAAACAGGATTCAAAAAAGGATTGGCAACCGCCTTGCGAAACAAAGGCGGCTTTAATCTTGACAAAGGAAATTATGTCGATGCGTTGAAATATTATTTTCAATCGCTGAAGATTGCAGAGGAACTCGGAGATAAAAACAGAATTGCCATAACCCTCGGCAGCATCGGGATTGTCTATTTTTCTGAAGCCGACTATCCCAAAGCCCTTGACTATTATTTCAGGGCGCTGAAGATGAAAGAAGAACTCGGAGATAAAAATGAAATTGCAAAAACCCTCGGCAACATCGGGGTTGTCTATAAAGACCAAGCCGACTATCCCAAAGCGCTTGACTATTTTTTCAGGGCGTTGAAAATGGCGGAAGAATTGAAAGATAAAAACAGAATTGCCATCCAACTCGGCAACATCGGGGTTGTCTATAAAGACCAAGCCGACCATCCCAAAGCCCTTGACTATTTTTTCAGGGCGTTGAAAATGGATGAAGAACTCGGAGATAAAAACAGAATTGCCAGCCAACTCGGCAACATCGGGATTGTCTATATGGAGCAAGCCGACTACCCCAAAGCGCTTGACTATTATTTCAGGGCGCTGAAAATGGCGGAAGAATTGAAAGATAAAAACAGAATTGCCATCCAACTCAGCAACATCGGGAATGTCTATTATTCTCAAGCCGATTATCCCAAAGCGCTTGACTATTATTTGATGGGGCTACAAATGGCAGAAGAATTGGGAGATAAAAACGGAATTGCCGCTGACTTCGGCAACATCGGCTCGCTTTATACCAAAACCGGAAAGTTTAATGAAGCGGAGGATTATTTCAAACGCTCGCTCGCGCTCTGTGATACGCTGAAGACATTAGATCTAACAAAACAAGTTGAACAATCCCTCTCCCAACTCTACGACACCACCGGCCGCTACCAACTCGCACTCGAACATTACAAAAAATATATTGCCGCCCGCGATTCCGTTGCCAATGATCAAAACACAAAAAAACAAACCCGTATGGAAATGCAATACGACTTCGATAAAAAATCTTCCGCCGACAGCATTCGAAACTCCGAACAAAACAAACAGGAGGTGTTAAAACACAACCAGGAAATTCAACAGCAGAAAATTTATTCTTACGGGGGCGCGCTCGGCTTCGCGCTCATGCTCGTGGTGGCGGGCGTGAGTTTTCGCGCGTACAGGAATAAACAAAAAGCAAACGAAATTATTTCGCAGCAAAAATTATTAGTGGAGATGAAGCAGAAAGAGGTCATTGATAGCATAAATTATGCAAGGAGAATTCAGAACGCATTATTACCGGGGGAGAATTTCATTCAGAACGCCTTGAATAAATTGGGAAGATAA